A stretch of Mytilus edulis chromosome 11, xbMytEdul2.2, whole genome shotgun sequence DNA encodes these proteins:
- the LOC139494572 gene encoding uncharacterized protein: MPFGGLHNTSVEENGPESDRNIIPIDGTTTQVNDRNIVPTDESTTQFYGFANTSDEESRPDSHDGPDYELFIGVIVEVLLITCIIVGVCLLRRRNASSSAKRPIKMTQSNSTHDMAQGQTEPDNDQEAQLMNSPDTIHLSISHAVVATNKVLNTYSHLGNTLDDSDVMYDHTVRHTVLNTGDGDYSITHRILTEDDYDVSGNYRLSLTNKKDPVYN, from the exons atgcCGTTTGGAG GATTGCATAATACATCAGTAGAAGAAAATGGACCAGAATCCG ATCGCAATATCATACCAATTGATGGAACAACAACGCAAGTTAATG ATCGAAATATTGTACCAACTGATGAATCAACAACGCAATTTTACG GATTCGCAAATACATCCGATGAAGAAAGTAGACCTGATTCTCATG ATGGTCCAGACTATGAGTTATTTATTGGAGTTATAGTGGAAGTCTTACTCATCACATGCATTATTGTTGGAGTTTGTCTTTTAAG AAGACGCAATGCATCAAGTAGTGCAAAAAGGCCTATTAAAATGACACAATCGAATTCAACACATGATATGGCCCAAGGACAAACAGAACCAGATAATGATCAAGAAGCTCAGTTGATGAATTCACCTGATACCATACATCTTTCAATATCACACGCAGTTGTTGCGACAAATAAAGTGTTAAATACATACTCACATCTTGGAAACACCTTGGATGACTCTGACGTTATGTACGACCATACAGTACGCCATACTGTTCTAAACACCGGTGATGGTGATTATAGCATTACACACAGGATACTTACAGAGGATGACTACGATGTGTCTGGAAACTATCGTCTGTCACTTACCAACAAGAAAGACCCTGTTTACAACTAA